GCCAGGACCGTCACCGTGGTCGGGAGCCCCGGGGACGAATCGGGAAGTGCCCACCGCAGCAGCAGCCCCAGGAGCGCGTAGGCGACGATGTGAGCCACCTTGTCCGGCACCAGGCCGCCCCCCGGCGGGTCGGGCGTGAGCGAAAAGACCAGGATCCCGGCGGCCCATAACACCACCAGTACCCGGGCCAGA
The nucleotide sequence above comes from Armatimonadota bacterium. Encoded proteins:
- a CDS encoding VanZ family protein, whose protein sequence is MIYRPSPRLARVLVVLWAAGILVFSLTPDPPGGGLVPDKVAHIVAYALLGLLLRWALPDSSPGLPTTVTVLAVVTYGAVLEGLQGLLPGRQAEWWDLGANTLGAVAGVLIGGWRAG